In a genomic window of Nostoc sp. UHCC 0870:
- a CDS encoding TetR/AcrR family transcriptional regulator has translation MARPKTGDAERSNSTEKVEKILQGAMQQFLANGYAATSMDKVAEAAGVSKATVYSHFQDKEGLFRALIEKLARKRFQLILGTQPLQGEPYIVLRGLAKTALNQMVNDPEYQSFERLLMGESARFPELAQVFIGSIAKPAIETISKYLASRPELKIPDPEATARILIGSLVHFVITQEIMHGKDIMPMESDRLIDALTHLIINCAE, from the coding sequence ATGGCACGTCCAAAAACTGGGGATGCTGAACGCTCAAATTCTACCGAAAAAGTCGAGAAGATTCTGCAAGGAGCGATGCAGCAATTTTTAGCTAATGGTTATGCTGCTACGAGTATGGATAAAGTAGCAGAGGCGGCGGGAGTTTCCAAAGCTACGGTTTATAGTCACTTTCAAGATAAGGAAGGACTTTTTAGAGCTTTAATCGAGAAATTAGCTAGAAAAAGGTTTCAGTTGATTTTGGGAACACAACCTTTGCAGGGAGAACCTTATATAGTGCTGCGGGGGTTAGCCAAAACCGCCTTAAATCAGATGGTAAATGACCCAGAATACCAATCATTTGAGCGTCTGTTGATGGGGGAGTCAGCGCGGTTTCCAGAGTTAGCACAGGTGTTTATTGGTAGCATTGCCAAACCAGCGATAGAAACAATTAGTAAATACCTAGCATCTCGTCCAGAACTGAAAATCCCAGACCCAGAAGCTACTGCGAGGATTTTGATTGGCTCATTGGTGCATTTTGTCATTACCCAAGAGATTATGCACGGTAAAGATATTATGCCAATGGAAAGCGATCGCCTGATTGATGCCTTAACTCATTTAATTATCAATTGCGCCGAATAA
- a CDS encoding DUF2996 domain-containing protein — translation MADETNQNQAGDVAPSTSEPVATNIPTANAPDPTAANPKTNPNAATQAEKPAAAKPAAAKKEKAPAVEDKPFVEFMEQDYLPALQKAIAAEGVEDIQLSFAKQKLPIAGFQSAEECWQVIGSWQNGQRKFNVYFPDENIQGKKGFSCHEGKKPSTLESFLIDERKTTLELLVTRLVYRLNGQKWLGRN, via the coding sequence ATGGCAGACGAAACCAATCAAAATCAAGCGGGAGATGTAGCTCCCAGCACTAGCGAACCAGTAGCGACAAATATTCCTACTGCTAACGCGCCAGACCCCACAGCAGCGAATCCGAAAACTAACCCCAACGCTGCCACCCAGGCAGAAAAACCCGCCGCCGCTAAACCCGCCGCCGCCAAGAAAGAAAAAGCCCCAGCCGTAGAAGACAAGCCTTTTGTCGAGTTTATGGAGCAAGATTACTTACCGGCATTGCAAAAGGCGATCGCAGCAGAAGGAGTAGAAGATATACAATTATCTTTTGCCAAACAAAAGCTCCCCATTGCTGGCTTTCAATCAGCCGAAGAATGCTGGCAAGTTATTGGTAGTTGGCAAAACGGTCAGCGTAAGTTTAACGTGTACTTCCCCGATGAAAATATCCAAGGAAAAAAAGGCTTTTCTTGCCATGAGGGCAAAAAGCCCAGCACCCTGGAATCATTCTTAATCGATGAGCGTAAAACTACCCTGGAACTGTTGGTAACTCGTTTAGTGTATCGGTTAAACGGTCAAAAGTGGCTAGGTAGAAATTAG
- a CDS encoding DevA family ABC transporter ATP-binding protein — MFTVISIRNLDHSFGHSSLRKQVLLNINLEINQGEIVILTGPSGSGKTTLLNLVGGLRSVQSGSLRVLGRELCGADAEKLVQARRNNGYIFQSHNLHGSLTALQNVKIGLELHQHIELEDIQTRAVQILEQVGLGSRLHYYPSQLSGGQKQRVAIARALVSHPQIVLADEPTAALDSQSGRDVVNLMQKLAKEQGCTILMVTHDNRILDIADRTVHMEDGKLVNGTLAKTS, encoded by the coding sequence ATGTTCACCGTCATTTCCATTCGGAATCTCGACCACTCCTTTGGTCATAGTTCACTCCGTAAGCAAGTTTTATTAAATATCAACTTAGAAATTAACCAAGGTGAAATTGTAATTTTGACCGGGCCTTCTGGTTCTGGTAAAACTACATTACTGAACTTAGTTGGTGGATTGCGTTCTGTCCAGTCTGGGAGTTTACGAGTATTAGGTAGAGAACTCTGTGGTGCAGATGCGGAAAAATTAGTCCAGGCGCGACGGAATAACGGCTATATATTTCAATCTCATAACTTACACGGTAGTTTAACAGCACTCCAAAACGTCAAAATTGGTTTAGAGTTACACCAGCACATTGAACTAGAAGACATACAAACTCGCGCAGTGCAGATTTTAGAGCAAGTAGGGTTAGGAAGTCGTCTACATTATTATCCCAGTCAACTGTCTGGAGGTCAAAAACAACGAGTGGCGATCGCTCGTGCTTTAGTCAGCCATCCCCAAATTGTCTTAGCAGATGAACCCACAGCCGCCTTAGATAGTCAATCTGGTAGAGATGTAGTTAACCTCATGCAAAAACTCGCCAAAGAACAAGGCTGTACAATCTTGATGGTGACTCATGACAACCGCATTCTTGATATTGCCGATCGCACTGTACACATGGAAGACGGTAAATTAGTCAATGGAACTCTAGCCAAAACCAGCTAA
- a CDS encoding ABC exporter membrane fusion protein, whose protein sequence is MQNSKLDRSISPQSILRPAIFLAIFVSFAVIGISVYTTLKIREASNQKVQASTTLLPELKTVTALGRIEPKGKVIQLSATTSSEGSRVEQVLVKEGDRVKAGQVIAILDSRDKLEAALKETQEQVKVAQANLNRTKAGAKRGEVAAQQAIIVRLRAEAKGDIATQTATVARLQAEVQNAQIENQRYQTLYQQGAISASQSDSQRLQLETAQKNLQEAQAQLQRLQISGQQKLQEAKATLEQITEVRGVDVAAAQAEVNRALAAVNQAQVNLTQAYVRSPQDGQVFEIHTHPGELVSNEGIADIGQTNQMYVIAEVYESDISKVKPGQQVRVIGDYLPIEMQGIVERKGLQIRRQNVVNTDPTSNIDNRVVEVQIRLNSASSQKAADLTNMQVKAVIEL, encoded by the coding sequence GTGCAAAATTCAAAGCTAGACCGTTCAATTTCTCCTCAATCGATTTTACGTCCAGCCATTTTTTTAGCAATTTTTGTATCTTTTGCGGTTATAGGAATCAGTGTTTATACAACATTAAAAATAAGGGAAGCATCTAATCAAAAGGTACAAGCATCAACCACATTATTACCAGAGCTAAAAACAGTAACCGCTTTAGGACGAATTGAACCCAAGGGGAAAGTTATTCAACTCTCTGCGACTACATCTAGTGAAGGAAGTCGGGTAGAGCAAGTTTTAGTAAAAGAGGGGGACAGGGTAAAAGCCGGACAGGTAATTGCAATTTTAGATAGCCGGGATAAGTTAGAGGCTGCATTAAAAGAAACCCAGGAACAGGTAAAAGTCGCGCAAGCTAACCTCAACCGCACTAAAGCGGGAGCGAAAAGGGGAGAAGTTGCTGCTCAACAAGCTATCATAGTTCGTCTGCGAGCAGAAGCTAAAGGGGACATAGCTACTCAGACCGCTACGGTAGCGCGATTACAAGCCGAAGTACAAAACGCCCAAATAGAAAATCAACGTTATCAAACACTGTATCAGCAAGGGGCAATTTCTGCTTCCCAGAGTGATAGCCAGCGATTGCAGCTAGAAACAGCCCAGAAAAACTTGCAAGAAGCCCAAGCACAGTTACAGCGTCTGCAAATTAGCGGTCAGCAAAAACTTCAAGAAGCCAAAGCTACTTTAGAGCAAATTACCGAGGTGCGGGGTGTAGATGTAGCAGCCGCCCAAGCTGAAGTTAATCGTGCTTTAGCAGCAGTGAATCAAGCCCAAGTTAATCTTACCCAAGCTTACGTGCGATCGCCCCAAGATGGACAAGTATTTGAAATTCATACCCATCCTGGGGAATTAGTCTCTAATGAAGGTATTGCTGATATTGGCCAGACTAACCAAATGTATGTCATCGCCGAAGTCTACGAAAGCGACATCAGCAAAGTCAAACCAGGCCAGCAAGTGCGAGTCATCGGTGATTATCTACCCATAGAAATGCAGGGAATAGTTGAACGCAAGGGCTTACAGATACGGCGGCAAAACGTAGTTAATACAGACCCTACCAGCAATATTGACAACCGAGTTGTAGAAGTCCAAATCCGCCTCAATTCTGCCTCTAGTCAAAAAGCTGCCGATTTAACGAATATGCAAGTTAAAGCAGTAATTGAATTGTAA
- a CDS encoding TM2 domain-containing protein — MTVENNQHKDRVLVSYILSAAWFFGLGGLHRLYNGKIGTGLLWLVTGGVFGIGQFVDLFLLPGMIDEYEQQLRLKAGVSPLGVPLNQPVTTSQVQRLTESQLMVKLIEVAESRGGSVTVTQGVKATGASFAEVEAALTQMFKSGYVKIDNDPISGAVTYYFHELT, encoded by the coding sequence ATGACTGTTGAAAATAATCAGCATAAAGACCGTGTGCTTGTGTCTTATATTTTGAGTGCGGCGTGGTTTTTTGGTCTAGGAGGGCTGCATCGCCTATACAATGGCAAGATTGGCACGGGTTTGTTGTGGTTAGTTACTGGAGGAGTCTTTGGGATTGGGCAGTTTGTGGATTTGTTTCTGCTGCCTGGGATGATTGATGAATACGAACAGCAACTGCGCCTCAAAGCTGGTGTGTCTCCTTTGGGTGTACCCTTAAACCAACCTGTAACTACTTCTCAAGTTCAACGGCTGACTGAAAGTCAACTAATGGTGAAACTCATTGAAGTGGCAGAATCTAGAGGTGGGAGTGTGACTGTAACTCAAGGTGTGAAAGCTACAGGGGCTAGTTTTGCGGAAGTGGAAGCGGCGTTGACACAGATGTTTAAGTCGGGTTACGTGAAAATAGATAACGACCCCATTTCTGGGGCTGTCACCTACTATTTCCACGAACTTACCTAA
- the acsF gene encoding magnesium-protoporphyrin IX monomethyl ester (oxidative) cyclase → MVDSLKKPGFEEIRPGIKVPAKETLLTPRFYTTDFDEMARMDISVNEDELLAILEEFRVDYNRHHFVRNAEFEQSWDHIDGDTRRLFVEFLERSCTAEFSGFLLYKELGRRLKDKSPVLAECFNLMSRDEARHAGFLNKAMSDFNLSLDLGFLTKSRNYTFFKPKFIFYATYLSEKIGYWRYITIYRHLEAHPEDRIYPIFRFFENWCQDENRHGDFFDAIMKSQPQMLNDWKAKLWSRFFLLSVFATMYLNDIQRKDFYATLGLDAREYDIYVIKQTNETAGRVFPVTLDVDSPEFYKRLDICVENSEKLSAIANSNTPKFLQFFQKLPLLVSSGWQLLKLYLMKPIDAVSAQGAAR, encoded by the coding sequence ATGGTAGATTCCCTAAAAAAGCCAGGCTTTGAAGAAATCCGTCCGGGGATTAAAGTCCCGGCAAAAGAAACTCTATTAACACCCCGGTTTTACACAACCGATTTTGATGAGATGGCGCGGATGGACATCTCCGTCAACGAAGATGAGTTACTAGCCATACTGGAAGAATTCCGTGTAGACTATAACCGCCATCACTTCGTTCGGAATGCCGAGTTTGAACAATCCTGGGATCACATTGACGGGGATACTCGCCGCTTGTTCGTGGAATTTCTCGAACGGTCTTGTACGGCAGAATTTTCAGGCTTTTTGCTCTACAAAGAACTCGGTCGCCGTTTGAAGGATAAAAGCCCTGTTTTAGCAGAGTGTTTTAACCTGATGTCACGGGATGAAGCGCGTCATGCAGGCTTTTTGAACAAAGCAATGTCTGACTTTAACCTGTCTCTAGACTTAGGGTTTTTAACAAAGAGCCGCAATTACACCTTCTTTAAACCAAAATTTATCTTCTACGCTACCTATCTTTCAGAAAAGATTGGTTACTGGCGTTATATCACCATTTATCGCCACTTAGAAGCACATCCTGAAGACAGAATTTATCCGATTTTCCGGTTCTTTGAAAACTGGTGTCAGGATGAAAACCGTCATGGAGACTTCTTTGATGCGATCATGAAATCTCAGCCCCAAATGCTGAACGACTGGAAGGCGAAACTGTGGAGTCGCTTCTTCCTGTTGTCTGTGTTTGCAACAATGTATCTCAACGATATTCAACGTAAAGACTTCTACGCCACCCTTGGTTTAGATGCACGGGAATATGACATCTATGTCATTAAGCAGACCAACGAAACCGCAGGTAGAGTCTTCCCGGTAACTCTGGATGTAGATAGCCCAGAATTTTACAAACGCTTGGATATATGTGTTGAGAATAGCGAAAAATTGAGTGCGATCGCTAACTCTAACACTCCTAAATTCCTGCAATTCTTCCAGAAGCTACCACTATTAGTTTCTAGTGGTTGGCAGTTACTAAAACTGTACTTGATGAAACCCATTGACGCAGTTTCCGCTCAAGGCGCAGCTCGTTAA
- the devC gene encoding ABC transporter permease DevC, with amino-acid sequence MFQQLRRRTPLGWLQLSHEKSRLLVALSGIAFADLLMFMQLGFQAALYDSNTQLHRSLQADIIVIGSQTRNLQRISTFSRRRLYQAMDVTGVKSAEAMYVSNMVWKNPQTRRDTEILVIGINPNRPAVNFPEVNAKLSEIKLPDTVLFDRAARGDYQETIAQLEQGQTVKTELERRTIAITGLFKLGASFGADSTLITSDQNFLRFFPRQQASSVSLGLIQLEPGVNIQQVQAALQARLSQDVKVLTHQEFIEFENNFWRTNSPIGFIFSIGVSMGFVVGVIIVYQVLSTDVNTHLREYATFKAIGYRHYYLLGVIFEEAVILALLGFIPGVAVSLGLYQLTRTATNLPIYMTLIRALQVLILTIIMCAISGAIATRKLQAADPADMF; translated from the coding sequence ATGTTTCAACAATTGCGACGGCGGACACCTTTAGGTTGGCTGCAATTAAGTCATGAAAAAAGTCGGCTGTTAGTAGCATTGTCAGGTATTGCCTTTGCGGATTTACTGATGTTTATGCAGTTGGGATTTCAAGCGGCGTTGTATGACAGTAACACTCAACTACATCGCAGTTTGCAAGCCGATATTATTGTCATCGGTTCACAAACCCGTAACCTACAACGCATCTCTACTTTTTCTCGACGGCGACTATATCAAGCAATGGATGTAACAGGGGTAAAATCAGCCGAAGCTATGTATGTGAGTAACATGGTGTGGAAAAATCCCCAAACCCGCCGCGATACGGAGATTTTAGTTATTGGTATTAATCCTAATAGGCCTGCTGTTAATTTCCCTGAAGTTAACGCCAAACTCTCAGAAATTAAGTTACCAGATACAGTTTTATTTGACCGTGCAGCTAGAGGAGATTATCAAGAAACCATTGCCCAATTAGAACAGGGTCAAACCGTCAAGACAGAATTAGAACGGCGTACAATTGCCATTACTGGTTTATTTAAATTAGGAGCTTCCTTTGGGGCTGATAGTACCCTAATTACCAGTGATCAGAATTTCTTGCGCTTCTTTCCTCGTCAACAGGCTTCTAGTGTCAGTTTGGGTTTGATTCAGTTAGAGCCAGGGGTGAATATTCAGCAAGTACAAGCCGCATTACAAGCACGTCTTTCACAAGATGTCAAGGTACTGACCCATCAGGAATTTATTGAATTTGAAAATAATTTTTGGCGTACCAATTCCCCCATAGGATTCATTTTTAGCATTGGGGTATCAATGGGCTTTGTAGTGGGTGTGATTATTGTCTATCAAGTCTTATCTACAGATGTTAATACGCACCTGAGAGAATACGCCACCTTCAAAGCTATAGGATATCGCCATTACTACTTGCTAGGTGTGATATTTGAAGAAGCGGTGATTCTAGCGTTATTAGGCTTTATCCCAGGGGTGGCGGTATCTTTAGGACTTTACCAATTAACCCGTACTGCTACGAACTTACCCATCTACATGACCCTAATCCGGGCATTGCAGGTATTGATACTAACTATTATTATGTGTGCAATTTCCGGTGCGATCGCTACACGTAAACTCCAAGCCGCCGACCCCGCAGATATGTTTTAG